A window from Triticum aestivum cultivar Chinese Spring chromosome 6D, IWGSC CS RefSeq v2.1, whole genome shotgun sequence encodes these proteins:
- the LOC123144194 gene encoding uncharacterized protein: MAGPGEKPSSTSANGNGTKAPPPPAAPGGSGIAKRLPRLAFVFLLAVLYRQLQAPPPKICGSPDGPPITGTRIRLSDGRHLAYHESGVPKEQANHKIIFVHGFDSCRYDALRVSPELTQELGIYILSFDRPGYGESDPHPARTEKSIALDIAELADSLHLGSRFYLVGFSMGGEIMWSCLKHIPHRLAGVSILGPVGNYWWSGFPSNVSWDAWYQQTPQDQWAVRVAHHAPWLAYWWNTQKLFPASSVISFNPAIFSREDMAMIPKFASRPCSSKARQQGEHESLHRDMTVGFGKWGWSPLEMENPFPGDEADVHLWHGAEDLIVPVSLSRHIAERLPWVRYHELPTAGHLFPVADGMGDVILRTMLLGEN; the protein is encoded by the exons GTATAGCCAAAAGGCTTCCCCGCCTTGCATTCGTGTTCCTGCTTGCGGTTCTGTACCGTCAGCTTCAGGCTCCGCCTCCAAAGATCTGCGGATCCCCAGACGGCCCTCCGATCACCGGGACAAGGATCAGGCTCAGTGACGGCAGGCACTTGGCCTACCATGAGTCGGGTGTCCCGAAAGAACAAGCCAACCATAAGATCATCTTCGTCCATGGATTCGACTCATGCAGATACGATGCCCTCCGAGTATCACCC GAGCTGACACAGGAGCTCGGGATCTACATTTTGTCCTTCGATCGACCTGGATACGGCGAGAGTGACCCTCATCCGGCAAGGACCGAGAAGAGCATCGCCCTCGACATTGCAGAGCTAGCTGACAGCCTGCATCTCGGGTCCAGGTTCTACCTCGTCGGGTTCTCCATGGGCGGCGAGATCATGTGGAGCTGCCTCAAGCACATCCCCCACCG GCTTGCTGGGGTGTCTATCCTCGGCCCCGTGGGCAACTACTGGTGGTCAGGCTTCCCGTCCAACGTGTCGTGGGACGCGTGGTACCAGCAGACCCCTCAGGACCAATGGGCCGTCCGCGTCGCGCACCACGCGCCCTGGCTGGCCTACTGGTGGAACACCCAGAAGCTCTTCCCGGCCTCGAGCGTCATCTCCTTCAACCCCGCCATCTTCTCCAGAGAAGACATGGCCATGATCCCCAAGTTCGCGTCTCGACCTTGCtcg AGCAAGGCGAGGCAGCAGGGGGAGCACGAGAGCCTGCACCGGGACATGACCGTCGGGTTCGGGAAGTGGGGCTGGAGCCCGCTGGAGATGGAGAACCCGTTCCCGGGCGACGAGGCGGATGTGCACCTGTGGCACGGCGCGGAGGACCTCATCGTGCCCGTTAGCCTGTCGCGGCACATCGCGGAGAGGCTGCCATGGGTGAGATACCACGAGCTGCCCACGGCCGGGCACCTCTTCCCCGTCGCCGACGGCATGGGGGATGTCATCCTCAGGACCATGCTGCTCGGGGAAAACTGA
- the LOC123144192 gene encoding uncharacterized protein — protein MIEQFVNFVIRPPRSEYNPDQYLWEREFMLAGRRYKRLDLELTNPRGHTLKCSHYLPASIPENIALPCVIYCHGNSGCRADANEAAVVLLPSNITVFTPDFSGSGLSDGDYVSLGWHEKEDLKCAVSFLRTNKQVSRIGLWGRSMGAVTSLLYGAEDPSIAGMVLDSAFTNLYGLMLELVDVYKIRVPKFTVKMAVQYMRRTIQKRAKFDIMDLNVVKLAPKTFIPALFGHGLSDMFIQPHHCDRIHEAYGGDKSMVKFEGDHNSPRPQSYYDSVSIFFYNTLRPPQLPASGSNKLHVKIGTMTNESLFFEIINGLRAAKTDAGSSSTNAHGFRNSTTSVVELLSESANQLSIKNDNDLDFLLDENHNLSGADGDSVGLHLQDKTSRHSEESCSYTSSNRESWGRCSSLGAASDGSFSRGLGDKHESMTVNALATPRRHEQRKLAKSSPPKTKERKFHALWKKLKREREEMGDSLSQRLRMCLGQSPRHRRTQSSSGQQL, from the exons ATGATCGAGCAGTTCGTCAATTTCGTCATCCGGCCGCCTCG GTCAGAGTATAACCCAGATCAGTACTTATGGGAGAGAGAGTTTATGCTCGCAGGGCGAAGGTATAAACGACTAGACTTGGAG CTCACAAATCCAAGGGGCCATACCCTGAAATGCAGCCACTATCTTCCTGCTTCCATTCCAGAAAATATTGCCCTCCCGTGTGTGATCTACTGCCATGGAAATAG CGGATGCAGAGCAGACGCAAATGAAGCCGCTGTAGTACTTCTTCCTTCAAACATCACAGTTTTCACACCAGACTTTTCCGGTTCAGGTCTATCGGACGGAGATTATGTCAGCCTTGGTTGGCATGAG AAAGAGGACCTCAAATGCGCAGTATCATTCCTGCGCACCAACAAGCAAGTTTCCCGTATAGGCCTTTGGGGGCGATCGATGGGTGCTGTTACAAG CCTACTATATGGAGCAGAAGATCCCTCAATTGCTGGCATGGTATTGGATAGTGCTTTCACCAACTTGTATGGCTTGATGTTGGAACTTGTGGATGTTTACAAAATTCGAGTTCCTAAATTCACG GTTAAGATGGCTGTACAGTACATGCGACGAACCATTCAGAAAAGAGCGAAGTTTGACATAATGGACCTTAATGTTGTAAAG CTTGCTCCTAAGACATTTATTCCTGCATTATTTGGACATGGTCTGAGTGACATGTTTATTCAGCCTCACCACTGTGACCGTATTCACGAAGCATATGGG GGGGATAAAAGTATGGTAAAATTTGAGGGTGACCATAATTCCCCAAGACCTCAATCATACTATGATTCGGTTTCGATATTTTTCTACAATACTCTGCGTCCTCCCCAGTTGCCTGCATCAGGCTCAAATAAGCTACATGTAAAAATTGGTACCATGACCAATGAG AGTTTGTTCTTTGAGATCATCAATGGTCTGAGGGCAGCTAAAACCGATGCAGGCAGTTCATCAACAAATGCACATGGCTTTCGAAATT CTACAACTTCGGTAGTCGAATTACTATCGGAGAGCGCAAATCAGTTGTCCATTAAGAATGACAATGACTTG GATTTCCTCTTAGATGAGAATCATAACCTATCTGGTGCAGATGGTGATAGTGTTGGACTGCATTTGCAG GATAAAACCAGTAGGCACAGCGAGGAGTCCTGCTCATACACAAGCTCAAACAGAGAAAGTTGGGGCAGATGTTCATCGTTAGGTGCGGCGAGTGATGGATCATTCTCACGCGGCCTTGGTGATAAGCACGAG AGCATGACGGTAAATGCTCTGGCCACGCCGCGGAGACACGAACAGAGGAAACTGGCCAAATCGTCGCCCCCGAAAACGAAGGAGAGGAAGTTCCATGCCCTGTGGAAGAAGCTCAAGCGCGAGAGGGAGGAGATGGGGGACAGCCTCTCCCAGCGCCTGAGGATGTGCCTCGGGCAGTCTCCTCGTCACAGGCGAACCCAATCGTCATCTGGACAGCAACTATAG